In Diabrotica undecimpunctata isolate CICGRU chromosome 4, icDiaUnde3, whole genome shotgun sequence, a single genomic region encodes these proteins:
- the LOC140438187 gene encoding facilitated trehalose transporter Tret1-like has product MGASGPNRTYLYLVAIAANISTFVCGTAFGWSSPVIPRLKDLDASPLDHTLTTSEEGLIASFLPLAAILGPVLGGVLASKIGRKLTIMTAVTPFIFAFTIFIFATKIVLFYFGRFLCGLGCGMTYVIIPIYVAEIADNEVRGSLGSYLQLFCTLGVLFPYALGPYITLKLFNIILLFPPTICIILFIVFLPESPYYLLQRGKNQRALQVISKLSGKIISASEKDLADMQEQIKEEKEQTGNFSLIIKTSGLRRALFLSLGLVLFQQFTGINVVFFYTQNLFTDAGVDLPPEICTIIVGIIQILASTLSPFIVEKSGKRRLLTISATGSALSMGVLALYFYLKDVQQTGTTSISWLPIASLIVFIITYSMGLGPLPWAIAGELFPGHVKSLASTIVTSFCWFCCFLTVNYFGWLTNLIGACGAFGFFSCCTVIASIFVLKFVPETTGLSLQEIQIMLTSGKIRYKDVEL; this is encoded by the exons ATGGGGGCTAGCGGACCAAATCGTACATACCTATATTTGGTAGCAATTGCTG CTAATATTTCAACCTTTGTCTGCGGTACTGCATTCGGATGGTCTTCCCCAGTAATCCCCCGTTTAAAGGATTTGGACGCTAGTCCGTTGGATCATACTTTAACGACATCCGAAGAAGGACTGATCGCTTCTTTCCTACCGCTAGCAGCCATATTAGGACCCGTTCTAGGTGGAGTACTGGCGAGTAAAATTGGAAGAAAACTAACAATAATGACTGCGGTCACACCTTTCATTTTTGCGTTTACTATATTCATATTTGCGACAAAGATAGTGCTATTCTACTTTGGAAGATTCTTGTGTGGACTAGGATGCGGAATGACTTATGTAATAATACCCATATATGTTGCAGAAATTGCCGATAACGAAGTAAGAGGTTCACTGGGGTCTTATCTGCAACTTTTTTGTACCTTAGGTGTGCTATTTCCATATGCTCTAGGACCCTATATTACTCTAAAattatttaacattattttactttttcctcCAACTATTTGCATAATATTGTTTATTGTCTTTCTACCTGAGAGTCCCTACTATTTATTGCAACGTGGAAAAAATCAACGAGCACTACAGGTTATAAGTAAATTATCAGGAAAGATAATATCTGCTTCCGAAAAAGATTTAGCAGATATGCAAGAACagataaaagaagaaaaagagcaaacaggaaatttttctttaataataaaaacttcaGGACTTAGAAGAGCTTTGTTCTTATCTTTGGGTTTAGTGCTATTCCAACAGTTTACTGGAATTAATGTTGTTTTCTTCTATACACAAAATTTGTTTACGGATGCTGGAGTTGATTTGCCACCAGAGATCTGCACCATCATTGTAGGTATTATACAAATCCTTGCTAGTACGTTAAGTCCGTTCATTGTTGAAAAATCTGGAAAAAGACGTTTGCTTACGATTTCTGCTACTGGTTCGGCACTTAGTATGGGAGTACTGGCGTTGTATTTCTACCTAAAGGATGTTCAACAAACTGGCACAACAAGTATAAGCTGGCTTCCCATTGCTAGTCTGATcgtatttattattacttatagCATGGGTTTGGGTCCTTTGCCTTGGGCCATAGCTGGTGAGTTGTTTCCAGGACACGTTAAATCTCTGGCTTCTACAATCGTTACTTCGTTTTGCTGGTTTTGCTGTTTTCTAACTGTAAATTACTTTGGATGGTTAACAAACTTAATAGGAGCATGTGGGGCTTTTGGGTTCTTCAGTTGTTGTACAGTCATTGCTTCCATATTTGTACTCAAATTCGTTCCAGAAACAACAGGACTAAGCTTACAGGAAATACAAATTATGCTCACTAGTGGAAAGATTAGATATAAAGATGTTGAGCTTTAG
- the LOC140439375 gene encoding facilitated trehalose transporter Tret1-like has translation MGASGPNRTYLYLVAIAANLSIFVCGTAFGWSSPVISRLKDLDASPLDHALTTSEEGLIASFLPLAAILGPILGGILASKIGKRLTLIIAITPFIIAFTVFTIATKIEVFYIGRFLCGLGCGMSYVIIPTYIAEIADNEVRGSLGSYLQLFCTLGILFPYSLGPYVPLKLFNIILLCPAIICIILFIVFLPESPYYLLHRGKDQQALHVLSKLSGKTTSTSEKDLADMQDQLKQEREQTGSFALIIKTPGLRRALILSLGLVIFQQFTGINVVFFYTQNLFTDAGVALPPEICTIIVGIIQILASTLSPLFVEKSGKRRLLTISGIGSALSVAVLAIYFYLKDVLQSDTTSISWLPIASLLAFIIAYSMGFGPLPWAFIGELFPGNVQSLASTIVICCYWFCCFITVNYFGWLTSLIGACGAFGFFSGCAVFATLFVLKFIPETTGLSLQEIQILLTSGKIRYKEWVNL, from the exons ATGGGGGCTAGCGGGCCAAATCGTACATACCTATATTTGGTAGCAATTGCTG ctAATCTTTCAATCTTTGTCTGCGGTACTGCGTTCGGATGGTCTTCCCCAGTTATTTCCCGCTTAAAGGATTTGGACGCTAGCCCATTGGATCATGCTTTAACAACATCCGAAGAGGGATTGATCGCTTCTTTCCTACCGCTAGCAGCCATCTTAGGACCCATCCTAGGTGGAATACTGGCGAGTAAAATTGGAAAGAGGCTGACACTAATAATTGCAATCACACCTTTTATTATTGCATTTACCGTATTTACAATTGCGACAAAAATAGAAGTATTCTACATTGGAAGATTTTTATGCGGATTAGGATGCGGCATGAGTTACGTAATAATACCCACTTATATTGCAGAAATTGCCGATAACGAAGTAAGAGGTTCATTGGGATCTTACCTGCAACTTTTTTGTACATTAGGTATACTATTTCCATATTCTCTAGGACCATATGtacctttaaaattatttaacatCATTTTACTATGTCCTGCAATTATTTGCATAATATTGTTTATTGTCTTCCTACCTGAAAGTCCTTATTATTTATTGCACCGTGGTAAAGATCAACAGGCACTGCACGTTTTAAGTAAATTATCAGGAAAGACAACATCTACTTCTGAAAAAGATTTAGCAGATATGCAAGACCAGTTAAAACAAGAAAGAGAGCAAACAGGAAGTTTTGCGTTAATAATAAAAACTCCAGGACTTAGAAGAGCTTTGATTTTATCTTTGGGTTTAGTAATATTTCAACAATTTACTGGAATTAATGTTGTTTTCTTCTATACACAAAATTTATTTACCGATGCTGGAGTTGCTTTACCGCCAGAGATTTGTACCATCATTGTAGGTATTATCCAAATCCTTGCTAGTACTTTAAGTCCTTTATTTGTTGAAAAATCGGGAAAGAGACGTTTGCTTACGATTTCTGGTATTGGTTCTGCACTTAGTGTAGCAGTTTTAGCAATATATTTCTACCTAAAAGATGTTCTACAATCTGACACAACAAGTATAAGCTGGCTTCCTATTGCTAGTCTTCTCGCATTTATTATTGCTTACAGCATGGGTTTTGGTCCTTTGCCTTGGGCCTTTATTGGCGAGTTGTTTCCAGGAAATGTTCAGTCTCTGGCTTCCACAATCGTTATTTGTTGTTACTGGTTTTGCTGTTTTATAACTGTAAACTATTTTGGGTGGTTAACTAGTTTGATAGGAGCATGTGGAGCCTTTGGGTTCTTCAGTGGTTGTGCAGTTTTTGCTACTCTCTTTGTTCTGAAATTCATTCCGGAGACGACAGGTCTCAGCTTACAGGAAATACAAATTTTACTCACTAGTGGTAAAATTAGATATAAAGAGTGGGTTAATCTATAG